Proteins from a single region of Pseudomonas sp. 10S4:
- a CDS encoding TonB-dependent receptor plug domain-containing protein, translated as MYHRSRSLLAAAVVTAITQLPAQAEETSARVDDDTRLGTVLVTGTRGTARTVLDSPVPVDVLTAEDLKSAGASGGELGQALQTLLPSFSFPRQSNSGGADHVRAAQLRGMSPDQVLVLVNGKRQHTSALVNDSSKIGRGTAPVDFNSIPISAIKRIEVLRDGAGAQYGSDAIAGVINIILDDAPEGGEISTTYGAYHTHQDAIGRTTTDGQNSMTTAKVGTRLGEEGGFIRGGTEYKDRDPTNRAGFDGFADTPGQRNYVMGDGIARDVNAWFNSELPLAGGKAYSFGTYNQRHTTGAEFYRYPSEQPQFYPNGFLPQSLGDNQDLSATAGFKGLIGDNWDFDSSVTHGRNHFDSATRRTLNVTLGADSPTRFDTGEYELRQTTANLDFTRELRLAERSFVLAVGSEYRYENYLTYAGDEASYIGTGADGANGLRPSEEVNLDRNVFGTYAELSGDLTDRFFVDAATRWEHYDDAGSKLTGKLSGRYRLTDQWALRGAVSNNFRAPSLAQVGFQSTTSNFGTGGTLTDIRVLSVNDPIARALGAQKLDPETSKNFSLGLTAQLSERFDASLDVFRIDVKDRVTLSQRIGSDALEQYINDNFGVAGVHDVNFFTNAADTRTDGAELVLNYHQPLYEGLLGLTTAYTYNHTKVTNTKGTPSQLTALGIGSDALVGVEERNTLTDAAPKDRFMISANWASQHWGLLGRLTRQGETTRVFDFGDSQPEQTYGAVWQLDAEVQYKFTPKFDIAVGGNNLTDNYPERSKSEINYGGNLPYDVLSPIGTNGAYYYARATYGF; from the coding sequence ATGTATCACCGTTCTCGTTCATTACTCGCCGCTGCTGTAGTCACAGCAATCACACAACTTCCCGCGCAGGCTGAAGAAACTTCCGCCCGTGTCGACGACGACACACGGTTGGGTACCGTGCTGGTCACCGGCACCCGCGGAACTGCCCGCACGGTGCTGGATTCGCCGGTGCCGGTGGACGTGCTGACCGCCGAGGACCTCAAGTCGGCCGGTGCCAGCGGCGGCGAACTCGGTCAGGCGTTGCAGACGTTGCTGCCGTCATTCAGTTTTCCGCGTCAATCCAACTCCGGCGGCGCTGACCATGTGCGGGCGGCGCAGTTACGTGGCATGAGCCCCGATCAGGTGCTGGTGCTGGTCAACGGCAAGCGCCAGCACACCTCGGCGCTGGTCAATGACTCGTCGAAGATCGGCCGCGGCACGGCGCCGGTGGACTTCAACTCGATTCCCATCAGCGCGATCAAACGCATCGAGGTGCTGCGTGACGGTGCCGGTGCACAATACGGTTCCGATGCGATTGCCGGGGTGATCAATATCATTCTCGACGACGCCCCGGAGGGTGGCGAAATCTCCACCACTTACGGCGCCTACCACACCCATCAGGATGCCATCGGCAGGACCACCACCGACGGCCAGAACAGCATGACCACCGCCAAGGTCGGCACGCGCCTTGGCGAGGAGGGCGGGTTCATTCGCGGCGGCACTGAGTACAAGGATCGCGACCCGACCAACCGTGCCGGTTTCGATGGCTTCGCCGATACGCCGGGCCAGCGCAACTACGTCATGGGCGACGGCATCGCGCGGGACGTCAATGCCTGGTTCAACTCCGAATTGCCCCTGGCCGGTGGCAAGGCGTACTCGTTCGGCACCTACAACCAGCGCCACACCACCGGCGCCGAGTTCTACCGCTACCCATCCGAGCAGCCGCAGTTCTACCCCAACGGGTTTCTGCCGCAGTCCCTCGGCGACAATCAGGACCTGTCCGCCACTGCCGGTTTCAAGGGCCTGATTGGCGATAACTGGGACTTCGACAGCAGCGTCACCCACGGCCGCAACCACTTTGATTCGGCCACTCGACGCACCCTCAACGTGACCTTGGGCGCTGATTCGCCGACGCGTTTTGACACGGGTGAATACGAACTGCGCCAGACCACCGCCAACCTCGATTTCACCCGCGAGCTGCGCCTGGCCGAGCGTTCGTTCGTGCTGGCCGTGGGCAGTGAATATCGCTACGAAAACTACCTGACCTACGCTGGCGACGAAGCCTCGTACATCGGCACCGGGGCCGACGGCGCCAACGGTTTGCGCCCGAGCGAAGAGGTGAATCTGGATCGCAATGTATTCGGCACGTATGCCGAGTTGTCCGGCGATCTGACTGACCGCTTTTTCGTCGACGCCGCCACGCGCTGGGAGCATTACGACGACGCCGGCAGCAAACTTACCGGCAAGCTCAGTGGCCGTTATCGCCTCACCGATCAATGGGCGCTGCGTGGTGCAGTCTCGAACAACTTCCGCGCGCCGTCCCTGGCACAGGTCGGCTTTCAGAGCACTACCAGTAACTTCGGAACGGGCGGCACACTCACGGACATTCGCGTGCTTTCCGTCAACGACCCGATTGCCCGCGCCCTCGGAGCCCAGAAGCTCGACCCGGAAACCTCGAAGAACTTCAGCCTCGGCCTGACTGCGCAACTGAGTGAACGCTTTGATGCGTCCCTCGACGTGTTCCGCATCGACGTCAAGGATCGGGTGACCCTGTCCCAGCGCATCGGCAGTGATGCCCTGGAGCAGTACATCAACGACAACTTTGGTGTGGCCGGTGTGCACGACGTGAACTTCTTCACCAACGCCGCCGACACCCGCACCGACGGCGCCGAACTGGTGCTCAACTACCATCAGCCGTTGTACGAAGGGCTGCTGGGGTTGACCACGGCCTACACCTACAACCACACCAAAGTCACTAACACCAAGGGCACACCTTCGCAGCTCACCGCGCTGGGCATTGGCAGCGACGCGCTGGTGGGGGTGGAGGAGCGCAACACCCTGACCGACGCAGCACCCAAGGATCGCTTCATGATTTCCGCGAATTGGGCCAGTCAGCATTGGGGCCTGCTCGGGCGTCTGACGCGGCAGGGCGAGACCACGCGGGTCTTTGATTTCGGCGACTCCCAGCCGGAGCAAACCTATGGCGCGGTCTGGCAGCTGGATGCCGAGGTGCAATACAAATTCACGCCAAAATTCGACATTGCCGTGGGCGGCAACAACCTGACCGACAACTACCCGGAGCGCTCCAAGTCGGAAATCAACTACGGCGGCAACCTGCCGTATGACGTGCTGTCGCCGATCGGTACCAACGGCGCCTACTACTACGCTCGCGCCACCTACGGCTTCTAA
- a CDS encoding DUF3574 domain-containing protein: MHQRLLLAALFLAVAGCASPPAVSVHTKDPASSTLQGDASRPAQAQWLRTELYFSVGPLEGKEGVISPARWREFLDQEVTPRFPDGFSVLDAYGQWRDHGAKEPERLGTKVIVILHENDAKHGKDIEAIRLAWKRITGDLSVLRLSQPAEVSF, from the coding sequence ATGCATCAACGCCTTTTACTGGCTGCACTGTTCCTGGCGGTGGCTGGTTGTGCCAGCCCGCCTGCCGTTTCGGTTCATACAAAAGACCCCGCCAGTTCGACATTGCAAGGCGATGCCTCGCGCCCGGCGCAGGCGCAATGGCTGCGCACCGAGCTGTATTTCTCGGTGGGACCATTGGAGGGCAAGGAAGGAGTGATCAGCCCCGCGCGCTGGCGCGAGTTTCTCGATCAGGAAGTCACGCCGCGCTTTCCGGACGGCTTCAGCGTACTCGACGCCTACGGCCAGTGGCGTGACCACGGCGCCAAGGAGCCGGAGCGCCTGGGCACCAAAGTCATCGTGATTCTTCACGAGAACGACGCGAAACATGGCAAGGACATCGAAGCGATTCGCCTGGCCTGGAAGCGGATTACCGGGGATTTGTCGGTGCTGCGGCTGTCGCAACCGGCCGAGGTGTCGTTCTAA
- a CDS encoding helix-turn-helix domain-containing protein encodes MNNLESLEEDPTCDRVAQNLQRLRGKRHLSLDALARQCGVSRAMLAQIESGRSVPSIKVLCKIAKGLKVSVAAFLEHRAFEGVAVLSASQSKRLVSASGAFVSRALFPFDVARQSEFYELRLSPLGEDVSEGHGPGVQENLVVSQGVLEISVNDERYLLSTGDSILFYADQPHRYRNPADSEAVAYLVVTYPERLD; translated from the coding sequence TTGAATAACCTGGAATCACTGGAAGAAGACCCGACCTGTGATCGCGTCGCGCAGAACCTGCAACGCCTGCGCGGCAAGCGACATTTGTCCCTCGATGCCCTCGCCCGCCAGTGCGGTGTGAGCCGGGCGATGCTGGCGCAGATCGAGTCCGGGCGTAGCGTGCCGTCGATCAAAGTGCTGTGCAAAATCGCCAAGGGCTTGAAGGTGTCAGTGGCCGCATTTCTTGAGCATCGGGCCTTTGAAGGTGTCGCCGTGTTGTCGGCGAGCCAGAGCAAACGCCTGGTCAGTGCCAGCGGTGCCTTTGTCAGCCGAGCGCTGTTTCCGTTCGACGTGGCCCGCCAATCGGAGTTTTACGAACTGCGCTTGAGTCCGTTGGGTGAAGACGTTTCCGAGGGGCATGGCCCTGGGGTTCAGGAGAACCTGGTGGTGTCCCAGGGTGTGCTGGAAATCAGCGTCAACGATGAACGTTACCTACTTTCGACCGGTGATTCGATTCTGTTCTACGCCGACCAGCCTCACCGCTATCGCAACCCGGCCGACAGTGAAGCCGTCGCTTATCTGGTGGTCACCTACCCCGAACGCCTGGACTAA